In Dendropsophus ebraccatus isolate aDenEbr1 chromosome 14, aDenEbr1.pat, whole genome shotgun sequence, the following proteins share a genomic window:
- the LOC138771626 gene encoding uncharacterized protein encodes MGLLLSSLHQALVRLTGYQARIQMLGLDAAGKTSILYQLKTHEAVNTIPTIGFNIETLTPVGNTIFTLWDVGGGDRIRELWHHYNQNTDGVIFVVDSADSERIPEVREKLNTLLDDETLKEVPVMVLANKQDLPNARRPEELAEDLGLVDIKRDLWHFQGCSATTGEGLAEGMEILADFVKQFKNNKGSN; translated from the coding sequence ATGGGACTACTCCTGAGCAGCCTCCACCAAGCCCTAGTGAGGTTGACTGGATACCAAGCTCGCATACAGATGTTGGGTCTGGATGCGGCCGGGAAGACGTCTATCCTGTACCAGCTAAAGACGCATGAAGCAGTCAATACGATCCCCACCATTGGATTCAATATAGAGACCCTGACACCAGTCGGTAACACCATCTTTACTTTGTGGGATGTGGGAGGTGGAGATAGGATCAGGGAACTTTGGCACCATTACAATCAAAATACAGACGGAGTTATCTTCGTGGTGGACAGTGCTGACTCAGAAAGAATTCCTGAAGTAAGGGAGAAACTAAATACCCTGTTAGACGATGAAACCCTGAAAGAAGTCCCTGTCATGGTGCTGGCCAACAAGCAGGATCTTCCCAATGCCAGGAGACCAGAAGAACTTGCGGAGGACTTGGGGCTGGTTGACATAAAGAGAGACTTATGGCATTTCCAGGGCTGTAGTGCCACCACTGGGGAAGGTCTTGCCGAGGGGATGGAGATCCTTGCCGACTTTGTGAAACAATTTAAGAATAACAAGGGTTCTAACTAA
- the LOC138772986 gene encoding uncharacterized protein, which yields MGALLSSLYQTLMSFSGTKARILLLGLDAAGKTTLLYKLKLNETVCTIPTIGFNVETVEPIRNVTFTVWDVGGQDRIRALWKHYFMNTDGLVYVVDSADPERFEEARTELVAILENDEMRGVPFVVMANKQDLPGARKPMDLAEALGLIKMKGHQWHVQGCCAATGDGLVEGLEVLTNLVKQFQKNKSF from the coding sequence ATGGGCGCCCTCCTCAGCAGTCTCTACCAAACCCTTATGAGCTTCTCCGGAACCAAAGCTCGGATCCTTCTGCTGGGTCTTGATGCTGCTGGAAAGACGACTTTACTCTATAAACTGAAGCTGAACGAGACGGTCTGCACAATCCCAACCATTGGATTCAACGTAGAGACCGTGGAGCCCATCCGTAACGTCACCTTCACCGTGTGGGACGTGGGCGGTCAGGACAGGATCAGAGCCCTGTGGAAACATTACTTCATGAACACCGATGGGCTTGTGTATGTGGTGGACAGTGCCGACCCGGAGAGATTTGAGGAGGCCAGGACGGAGCTCGTCGCCATCCTGGAAAACGATGAAATGAGAGGCGTCCCCTTCGTGGTGATGGCCAATAAGCAAGATCTACCCGGGGCCAGGAAGCCCATGGATCTAGCAGAGGCACTGGGACTGATAAAGATGAAAGGACACCAGTGGCACGTCCAGGGATGTTGTGCTGCCACTGGGGATGGACTTGTCGAGGGGCTGGAGGTCCTCACCAACTTGGTGAAACAGTTTCAGAAGAACAAATCATTCTGA
- the LOC138773081 gene encoding uncharacterized protein: MGALLSSLYQTLMSFSGTKARILLLGLDAAGKTTLLYKLKLNEMVCTTPTIGFNLETLEPIRNVTFTVWDVGSKGRIGPLWKHYFVNTDGLVYVVDSADPERFEEARMELIAILENDEMRGVPFVVMANKQDLPRARKPMDLAEALGLIKMEGHQWHVQGCCATTGDGLVEGLEVLTNLVKQFQKNKSF, encoded by the coding sequence ATGGGCGCCCTCCTCAGCAGTCTCTACCAAACCCTTATGAGCTTCTCCGGAACCAAAGCTCGGATCCTGCTGCTGGGTCTTGATGCTGCTGGAAAGACGACTTTACTCTATAAACTGAAGCTGAATGAGATGGTCTGCACAACCCCAACCATTGGATTCAATTTAGAGACCTTGGAGCCCATCCGTAATGTCACCTTCACCGTGTGGGACGTGGGCAGTAAGGGCAGGATCGGACCACTGTGGAAACATTACTTCGTGAACACAGATGGGCTTGTGTATGTGGTGGACAGTGCTGACCCGGAGAGATTTGAGGAGGCCAGGATGGAGCTCATCGCCATCCTGGAGAATGATGAAATGAGAGGGGTCCCCTTCGTGGTGATGGCCAATAAGCAAGATCTACCCAGGGCCAGGAAGCCCATGGATCTAGCAGAGGCACTGGGACTGATAAAGATGGAAGGACACCAGTGGCACGTCCAGGGCTGTTGTGCTACCACTGGAGATGGACTTGTCGAGGGGCTGGAGGTCCTCACCAACTTGGTGAAACAGTTTCAGAAGAACAAATCATTCTGA